The following are encoded together in the Acetobacter vaccinii genome:
- the pheS gene encoding phenylalanine--tRNA ligase subunit alpha, producing MSDDLEILRQDVLSELAGAADMRAWDAVRVSTLGKSGRLTGLLKALGKMQPDERKARGAALNRLRDELTQLVEDRGRVLEAAAMEARLNAERVDVSLPPPATVQGYIHPISRAVEEMSAIFGVMGFQVAEGPDIETDWHNFSALNTPDHHPARTDHDTFYLPPVPGLDVTRVLRTQTSGVQIRTMLAQKPPIRIIAPGRTYRADHDATHSPMFHQCEGLVVGQGITLGHLKGCLIDFLRAFFAKPDMPVRFRSSYFPFTEPSLEVDIGWSRKTGEIGAGEDWLEVLGAGMVHARVLANCGLDPQEWQGFAFGMGVERLAMLKNGIPDLRSFYESDIRWLRHYGSDPLAPALLHEGL from the coding sequence ATGAGCGACGATCTCGAAATTCTGCGGCAGGATGTCCTGTCCGAACTGGCAGGCGCTGCCGATATGCGGGCCTGGGATGCTGTGCGGGTTAGCACGCTTGGAAAATCAGGGCGGCTGACGGGCCTGCTCAAGGCGCTGGGCAAAATGCAGCCCGACGAGCGCAAGGCCCGTGGGGCAGCGCTGAACCGCCTGCGTGACGAACTGACACAACTGGTCGAAGACAGGGGCCGCGTGCTCGAAGCCGCCGCCATGGAAGCCCGCCTGAATGCAGAGCGGGTGGATGTCAGTCTGCCGCCACCGGCCACTGTGCAGGGGTATATCCACCCCATCAGCCGCGCGGTGGAGGAAATGAGCGCCATTTTCGGCGTCATGGGCTTTCAGGTCGCTGAAGGGCCGGACATTGAAACCGACTGGCACAATTTCTCCGCACTGAACACGCCAGACCACCACCCGGCGCGTACAGACCACGACACCTTCTACCTGCCGCCAGTGCCGGGGCTGGATGTCACACGCGTGCTGCGGACCCAGACCTCGGGCGTGCAGATCAGGACCATGCTGGCGCAGAAGCCGCCGATCCGCATTATCGCGCCGGGCCGGACCTACCGCGCAGACCACGACGCCACACATTCCCCCATGTTCCACCAGTGCGAAGGGCTGGTCGTGGGGCAGGGCATTACGCTGGGCCACCTCAAGGGCTGTCTGATCGACTTCCTGAGGGCGTTTTTTGCCAAGCCGGATATGCCTGTGCGTTTCCGCTCCTCCTACTTCCCGTTTACCGAACCCTCTTTGGAGGTTGATATCGGCTGGTCACGCAAGACGGGTGAAATCGGCGCGGGCGAGGACTGGCTGGAAGTGCTGGGGGCAGGCATGGTGCATGCCCGCGTACTGGCCAACTGTGGGCTGGACCCGCAGGAGTGGCAGGGCTTTGCCTTCGGGATGGGGGTCGAGCGTCTGGCCATGCTCAAAAACGGTATTCCCGACCTGCGTTCGTTTTACGAAAGTGATATCCGCTGGCTGCGCCATTACGGGTCCGACCCGCTTGCGCCCGCGCTGCTGCACGAAGGGCTGTAA